One genomic segment of Mytilus galloprovincialis chromosome 5, xbMytGall1.hap1.1, whole genome shotgun sequence includes these proteins:
- the LOC143074964 gene encoding uncharacterized protein LOC143074964 isoform X2, which produces MFMITLLTFFEVTIFVQGTSMMDIYVQEGDAVDLLCPMKISIDDLIWRGPPELMIYASGSTESNIKNVQVLHEKNTKENILKILKFAVDSVGIYQCISLRGGDDSFNITMLRKPNVSIVEELNPLDETLNLSCIASGGVPDNYTYEWEHRTDADHHIRFLSQKPLLTIRSNSMQSNGVYVCRVYNANSVGTRRKTYSQCAVYNLSISAVPHFVSNNTEELYVYLNQTTELKVYFIANPAANTVLLIDNKPAFEFNNSNLMKSVHKTTVVDYYHDKAVIVNGYEIKLLMYIQDRLDFSNITVVLQNDRGWCNYTIQLKTTEHTIQYQRNVGSKPLLVSLLTLSIFGVLAAVLGLKFAYGKLMTKRCKDDSTVPPNVTTHIGQLIPTPRPVFHNQSSNTDGISRMKGNSELNYIEVNFNQKSNQRRHVILRNDRTQYADVDLTIKADPLPDTDSEFDEDSTS; this is translated from the exons ATGTTCATGATTACACTGTTAACCTTTTTTGAAGTTACGATCTTTGTTCAAG GTACCTCGATGATGGACATTTATGTACAAGAAGGAGATGCGGTAGACCTTCTTTGTCCAATGAAAATTTCAATAGATGATCTCATTTGGCGTGGACCACCAGAATTAATGATATATGCATCTGGTAGTACTGAAAGTAATATAAAGAACGTCCAAGTACTTCACGAAAAGAACACAAAGGAAAACATATTGAAGATTCTTAAGTTTGCAGTAGACAGTGTAGGCATATATCAGTGTATATCCCTGCGTGGAGGAGATGACTCATTCAACATTACTATGTTAC GAAAACCAAATGTGTCAATAGTGGAAGAGTTAAACCCTTTAGATGAAACTCTGAACCTTTCTTGCATAGCATCAGGTGGTGTCCCAGACAATTATACTTACGAATGGGAACACAGGACAGATGCCGATCATCATATACGTTTCCTTTCGCAGAAACCTTTACTAACAATTAGAAGTAATTCAATGCAAAGCAATGGCGTATATGTTTGCAGAGTATATAATGCAAATAGTGTTGGAACAAGACGCAAGACGTACTCGCAATGTGCTGTATATAATTTATCCATATCAG CTGTTCCACATTTTGTATCCAACAACACTGAAGAACTCTACGTCTATCTAAACCAAACGACTGAACTGAAGGTTTATTTCATAGCCAACCCCGCCGCCAATACCGTCTTACTTATAGACAACAAGCCAGCTTTTGAATTTAATAACAGTAATCTAATGAAATCAGTCCATAAAACGACGGTTGTGGACTATTATCACGACAAGGCTGTTATTGTGAATGGGTATGAAATAAAACTTCTGATGTATATACAAGATAGATTAGATTTTAGCAACATAACCGTTGTGTTGCAAAATGACAGAGGATGGTGCAATTACACTATACAATTAAAGACTACCG AGCACACAATACAGTATCAAAGAAACGTCGGAAGTAAACCACTGCTGGTTTCACTCTTAACGCTATCCATATTTGGTGTTTTGGCTGCAGTCTTAGGTCTGAAATTTGCTTATG GTAAACTTATGACTAAAAG GTGTAAAGACGACAGTACTGTACCACCGAATG TCACAACACACATTGGCCAGTTGATTCCGACTCCAAGACCTGTATTTCACAACCAATCAAGTAATACTGATGGAATATCCAGAATGAAAGGGAATAGT GAGTTAAATTACATAGAAGTTAATTTTAACCAAAAGTCGAATCAGCGAAGACACGTTATTCTCAGGAATGATCGTACGCAATATGCCGATGTTGACCTGACAATCAAAGCTGATCCTTTGCCAGATACAGATTCGGAATTTGACGAAGACAGCACCTCTTGA
- the LOC143074964 gene encoding uncharacterized protein LOC143074964 isoform X1, with the protein MFMITLLTFFEVTIFVQGTSMMDIYVQEGDAVDLLCPMKISIDDLIWRGPPELMIYASGSTESNIKNVQVLHEKNTKENILKILKFAVDSVGIYQCISLRGGDDSFNITMLRKPNVSIVEELNPLDETLNLSCIASGGVPDNYTYEWEHRTDADHHIRFLSQKPLLTIRSNSMQSNGVYVCRVYNANSVGTRRKTYSQCAVYNLSISAVPHFVSNNTEELYVYLNQTTELKVYFIANPAANTVLLIDNKPAFEFNNSNLMKSVHKTTVVDYYHDKAVIVNGYEIKLLMYIQDRLDFSNITVVLQNDRGWCNYTIQLKTTEHTIQYQRNVGSKPLLVSLLTLSIFGVLAAVLGLKFAYGKLMTKRCKDDSTVPPNENDYDASIPQRHNDVEGAFVNDVYGDVNQKEVTTHIGQLIPTPRPVFHNQSSNTDGISRMKGNSELNYIEVNFNQKSNQRRHVILRNDRTQYADVDLTIKADPLPDTDSEFDEDSTS; encoded by the exons ATGTTCATGATTACACTGTTAACCTTTTTTGAAGTTACGATCTTTGTTCAAG GTACCTCGATGATGGACATTTATGTACAAGAAGGAGATGCGGTAGACCTTCTTTGTCCAATGAAAATTTCAATAGATGATCTCATTTGGCGTGGACCACCAGAATTAATGATATATGCATCTGGTAGTACTGAAAGTAATATAAAGAACGTCCAAGTACTTCACGAAAAGAACACAAAGGAAAACATATTGAAGATTCTTAAGTTTGCAGTAGACAGTGTAGGCATATATCAGTGTATATCCCTGCGTGGAGGAGATGACTCATTCAACATTACTATGTTAC GAAAACCAAATGTGTCAATAGTGGAAGAGTTAAACCCTTTAGATGAAACTCTGAACCTTTCTTGCATAGCATCAGGTGGTGTCCCAGACAATTATACTTACGAATGGGAACACAGGACAGATGCCGATCATCATATACGTTTCCTTTCGCAGAAACCTTTACTAACAATTAGAAGTAATTCAATGCAAAGCAATGGCGTATATGTTTGCAGAGTATATAATGCAAATAGTGTTGGAACAAGACGCAAGACGTACTCGCAATGTGCTGTATATAATTTATCCATATCAG CTGTTCCACATTTTGTATCCAACAACACTGAAGAACTCTACGTCTATCTAAACCAAACGACTGAACTGAAGGTTTATTTCATAGCCAACCCCGCCGCCAATACCGTCTTACTTATAGACAACAAGCCAGCTTTTGAATTTAATAACAGTAATCTAATGAAATCAGTCCATAAAACGACGGTTGTGGACTATTATCACGACAAGGCTGTTATTGTGAATGGGTATGAAATAAAACTTCTGATGTATATACAAGATAGATTAGATTTTAGCAACATAACCGTTGTGTTGCAAAATGACAGAGGATGGTGCAATTACACTATACAATTAAAGACTACCG AGCACACAATACAGTATCAAAGAAACGTCGGAAGTAAACCACTGCTGGTTTCACTCTTAACGCTATCCATATTTGGTGTTTTGGCTGCAGTCTTAGGTCTGAAATTTGCTTATG GTAAACTTATGACTAAAAG GTGTAAAGACGACAGTACTGTACCACCGAATG AAAATGATTATGATGCAAGTATTCCACAAAGACATAACGACGTAGAAGGCGCTTTTGTTAATGATGTGTACGGTGACGTCAACCAAAAAGAAG TCACAACACACATTGGCCAGTTGATTCCGACTCCAAGACCTGTATTTCACAACCAATCAAGTAATACTGATGGAATATCCAGAATGAAAGGGAATAGT GAGTTAAATTACATAGAAGTTAATTTTAACCAAAAGTCGAATCAGCGAAGACACGTTATTCTCAGGAATGATCGTACGCAATATGCCGATGTTGACCTGACAATCAAAGCTGATCCTTTGCCAGATACAGATTCGGAATTTGACGAAGACAGCACCTCTTGA